One genomic window of Eggerthella timonensis includes the following:
- a CDS encoding twin-arginine translocase TatA/TatE family subunit: MKILGMGVPELLIILAVILLIFGPKNLPKLGASVGKTVKSLREGLGGGEKLVEAEDEEEIVEEVVEEAAPAAAPKKTVKVAKKAEKVA; this comes from the coding sequence ATGAAAATCTTAGGCATGGGGGTTCCCGAGCTCCTCATCATCCTCGCCGTCATTCTGCTCATCTTCGGCCCCAAGAACCTTCCGAAGCTCGGCGCGTCGGTGGGCAAGACCGTGAAGAGCCTGCGCGAGGGCCTCGGCGGCGGCGAGAAGCTCGTCGAAGCCGAGGACGAGGAAGAGATCGTCGAAGAAGTCGTCGAGGAGGCGGCTCCCGCCGCCGCTCCCAAGAAGACCGTCAAAGTGGCCAAGAAGGCCGAGAAGGTCGCATAA